One window from the genome of Paraclostridium sordellii encodes:
- the hadC gene encoding (R)-2-hydroxyisocaproyl-CoA dehydratase subunit beta gives MESILATMKEAVENPNEAVKNFKKDTGNKAIGCFPVYCPEEIIHAGGMLPVGIWGGHTELDLAKQYFPAFACSIMQSSLEFGLKGAYNELSAVIIPGMCDTLICLGQNWKVAVPKVPYIALVYPQNRKLESGVKYLVNEFKNIKKELEKICGHEITEEKLQDSIDVYNEHRKVMQEFVALSPKYPETIKPSVRNLVIKSGFFMRKEKHTELVKSLIANLKKMETEECMGSKVILTGISLDSKDILDILEENNITVVGDDLAQESRQFRTLVPEGKDALERLARQWSNIEGCSLAYDPEKKRGSMIVDEVKAKGADGVIFCMMKFCDPEEYDYPVVKGDIESKNIPTLYIEVDQQTSNNEQVRTRIQAFSEMLSFA, from the coding sequence ATGGAATCTATTTTAGCAACAATGAAAGAAGCTGTTGAAAATCCAAATGAAGCTGTAAAAAATTTTAAAAAAGATACTGGAAATAAAGCTATAGGTTGTTTTCCTGTTTACTGTCCAGAAGAAATAATTCATGCAGGAGGTATGCTTCCTGTAGGAATATGGGGTGGACACACTGAATTAGATTTAGCAAAACAATATTTTCCAGCGTTTGCATGTTCAATAATGCAATCATCTTTAGAATTTGGTCTTAAAGGAGCTTACAACGAACTTTCAGCTGTTATAATACCAGGAATGTGTGATACATTAATTTGTTTAGGCCAAAACTGGAAAGTTGCAGTTCCTAAAGTGCCTTATATAGCATTGGTATATCCTCAAAATAGAAAATTAGAATCAGGTGTGAAATATCTAGTAAATGAATTTAAAAATATTAAAAAAGAGTTAGAGAAAATATGTGGTCATGAGATAACAGAAGAGAAATTACAAGATAGTATAGATGTTTACAATGAGCATAGAAAAGTAATGCAAGAATTTGTAGCATTATCTCCTAAATATCCAGAAACTATAAAACCTTCAGTTAGAAACTTAGTTATAAAAAGTGGATTCTTCATGAGAAAAGAAAAGCATACTGAATTAGTTAAAAGTCTTATAGCTAATCTTAAGAAAATGGAAACTGAAGAATGTATGGGAAGTAAAGTTATACTTACTGGGATTTCATTAGACTCAAAAGATATTTTAGATATTTTAGAAGAAAACAATATAACTGTTGTTGGAGATGATTTAGCTCAAGAGTCTAGACAATTTAGAACTTTAGTGCCAGAAGGAAAAGATGCTTTAGAAAGACTTGCAAGACAGTGGTCAAACATAGAAGGATGTTCATTAGCTTATGATCCAGAGAAAAAGCGTGGATCTATGATAGTGGATGAAGTAAAAGCTAAAGGTGCAGATGGAGTAATATTCTGTATGATGAAGTTCTGTGATCCAGAAGAATACGATTATCCAGTGGTTAAAGGAGATATTGAATCAAAAAATATACCTACATTATATATAGAGGTAGATCAACAAACATCAAATAATGAGCAAGTAAGAACTCGTATTCAAGCCTTCTCTGAAATGCTTAGCTTCGCCTAA
- the hadB gene encoding (R)-2-hydroxyisocaproyl-CoA dehydratase subunit alpha, translating into MSEKKDAKTVINELLAEQYANAFKAKEEGRPVGWATSVFPQELAEVFDLNLCYPENHAAGVAAKKESLDLCERAEAKGYSIDLCAYARANFGFLEKGKSDTLNMPTPDFLLCCNNICDQVIKWYENISKELNIPMIMIDVPFNNEDHVTDERVEYIKAQFEEAIKELEKISGKKFDPKKFEEVMKISAENGRLWKYSMSLPEGSDPSPMNGFDLFTYMAVIVCARGKKETTEAFKILIEELEENKKNKISTFRGEEKYRIMMEGIPCWPTIGFKMKTLAKYGVNMTGSVYPHAWALQYEVNDLDGMARAYSGMFNNVNLDKMTEFRVNSLRDGKCDGAFYHMNRSCKLMSLIQYEMQRQTEEITKIPSAGFDGDQADPRAFTKAQFETRIQGLVEVMEERKNLNRGEI; encoded by the coding sequence ATGTCTGAAAAAAAAGATGCTAAAACAGTAATTAACGAGCTCTTAGCTGAGCAGTATGCAAATGCTTTTAAAGCTAAAGAAGAAGGTAGACCAGTTGGTTGGGCTACTTCAGTATTTCCACAGGAATTAGCAGAAGTATTTGACTTAAACTTATGTTATCCAGAAAATCATGCAGCAGGAGTAGCGGCGAAAAAAGAATCCTTAGATTTATGTGAGAGAGCAGAAGCTAAAGGATATTCTATAGATTTATGTGCTTATGCTAGAGCCAATTTTGGATTTTTAGAAAAAGGAAAAAGTGATACTTTAAATATGCCTACACCAGACTTTTTGCTATGTTGTAACAATATATGTGATCAAGTTATAAAATGGTATGAAAATATATCAAAAGAATTAAATATTCCTATGATTATGATAGATGTACCTTTTAATAATGAAGATCATGTTACAGATGAAAGAGTTGAATACATTAAAGCACAGTTTGAAGAAGCAATAAAAGAGCTTGAAAAAATATCAGGCAAGAAATTTGATCCTAAAAAATTTGAAGAAGTAATGAAGATATCAGCAGAAAACGGTAGACTTTGGAAATATTCAATGAGCTTGCCTGAAGGATCAGACCCATCTCCAATGAACGGATTTGATTTATTTACGTATATGGCAGTAATAGTATGTGCTAGAGGTAAAAAAGAGACTACTGAAGCATTTAAAATTTTAATAGAAGAATTAGAAGAAAATAAGAAAAATAAAATATCTACATTTAGAGGAGAAGAAAAATACAGAATAATGATGGAAGGAATACCTTGCTGGCCTACTATAGGTTTTAAAATGAAAACACTAGCAAAATATGGAGTGAATATGACAGGTAGTGTTTACCCACATGCTTGGGCACTTCAATATGAAGTTAATGATCTTGATGGAATGGCAAGAGCTTACAGTGGAATGTTTAATAATGTTAACTTAGATAAAATGACCGAATTTAGAGTGAACTCTTTAAGAGATGGTAAATGTGATGGAGCTTTCTATCATATGAATAGAAGCTGTAAACTTATGAGTTTGATTCAGTATGAAATGCAAAGACAAACTGAAGAAATTACAAAAATACCATCAGCTGGGTTTGATGGAGATCAAGCTGATCCTAGAGCATTTACTAAAGCTCAATTTGAGACTAGAATACAAGGTCTAGTTGAAGTTATGGAAGAGAGAAAAAATCTTAATAGAGGTGAAATATAA
- a CDS encoding acyl-CoA dehydratase activase, protein MYTMGLDIGSTASKGIILKDGKEIVAYSTIPSGTGTSGPARVLEDLYKKLSITEDDIKNTVVTGYGRMKYANTHKQISELSCHTKGVKFLIPTVRTVIDIGGQDAKALKLDENGILLNFLMNDKCAAGTGRFLDVMAKIVEVDVSDLGDISIKSKNEVSISNTCTVFAESEVISHLSNDIAIEDIVAGIHTSVAKRVASLVKRLGVKEDVVMVGGVAKNSGVVKAMEKELETKIIVPDIPQLTGALGAAIYAYNEIKK, encoded by the coding sequence ATGTACACAATGGGATTAGATATAGGATCAACTGCATCTAAAGGAATCATCTTAAAAGATGGGAAGGAAATAGTAGCTTATTCTACAATACCCTCAGGTACAGGAACTAGCGGTCCAGCTAGAGTTCTTGAAGATTTGTATAAAAAACTTAGTATAACAGAAGATGATATAAAAAATACTGTAGTAACTGGATATGGTCGTATGAAATATGCAAATACTCATAAACAAATAAGCGAGTTAAGTTGTCATACTAAGGGTGTAAAGTTTTTGATACCTACAGTAAGAACTGTGATAGATATTGGAGGGCAAGATGCTAAGGCACTTAAGTTAGATGAAAATGGGATTTTGTTAAATTTCTTGATGAATGATAAGTGTGCAGCAGGTACAGGCAGGTTTTTAGATGTAATGGCAAAAATTGTTGAAGTAGACGTATCAGATCTTGGAGATATATCTATAAAATCTAAAAATGAAGTATCTATAAGTAATACTTGTACAGTTTTTGCTGAATCAGAAGTTATATCACATTTGTCAAATGATATAGCAATAGAAGATATAGTTGCAGGAATTCATACATCAGTTGCTAAAAGAGTCGCAAGCCTTGTAAAAAGACTTGGCGTGAAGGAAGATGTAGTAATGGTTGGGGGAGTTGCAAAAAATTCAGGGGTTGTTAAAGCTATGGAAAAAGAATTGGAAACTAAAATTATAGTTCCTGACATACCTCAACTTACAGGAGCCTTAGGAGCAGCTATATATGCTTATAATGAAATAAAAAAATAA
- a CDS encoding CaiB/BaiF CoA transferase family protein: protein MDNRALLKGVRVVELSSFVAAPCCAKLLADWGAEVIKIEPLGGDGIRVMGGTFKSPCTDDENPMFELENGNKKGISVNVKTKEGVEILHKLLSKSDIFVTNVREKALAKMGLTYDQLKDDFPGLIHAHILGYGEEGPLKDKPGFDYTAYFARGGVSQSLMEKGTSPCNTAAGFGDHYAGISLTAGILAALYKKQITGEGDRVTVSLFHTALYGMGMMITTSQYGNEMPISRTEPNSPLMTTYKCKDGKWIQLALIQYNKWLPKFCEVINRPEIMKDDRFNDIKVMPMHVDEMVKIVEKAMLEKTLDEWSALLEEADLPFEKVQSCEDIINDDQAWANDFLFKTTYENGNEGVLVNGPVKFKTMGIKEYEPAPRLGQHTKEVLKSIGYTEEEILDMVNSQAIKLDDAKELV, encoded by the coding sequence ATGGATAATAGAGCATTACTAAAAGGTGTTAGAGTTGTTGAATTATCAAGCTTTGTAGCGGCGCCTTGTTGTGCCAAATTACTTGCAGATTGGGGAGCAGAGGTAATTAAAATCGAACCACTAGGTGGCGATGGCATAAGAGTTATGGGTGGAACTTTTAAATCTCCGTGTACTGATGATGAAAATCCAATGTTTGAATTAGAAAATGGAAATAAAAAAGGTATAAGTGTAAATGTTAAAACAAAAGAGGGAGTTGAAATACTTCACAAGCTCCTATCTAAATCAGATATATTTGTAACAAATGTAAGAGAGAAAGCTCTTGCTAAGATGGGGCTTACTTATGATCAATTAAAAGATGATTTTCCAGGACTTATACATGCTCATATTTTAGGATATGGAGAAGAAGGTCCATTAAAAGATAAACCAGGATTTGATTATACAGCATATTTTGCTAGAGGTGGGGTAAGTCAATCCCTTATGGAAAAGGGAACTTCACCATGTAATACTGCTGCTGGATTTGGAGATCACTATGCAGGAATATCATTAACAGCTGGTATATTAGCAGCTCTTTATAAAAAACAAATTACAGGTGAAGGTGATAGAGTAACAGTAAGCTTATTCCATACTGCACTTTATGGAATGGGAATGATGATTACAACATCTCAATATGGAAATGAAATGCCTATATCAAGAACAGAACCAAACAGTCCACTTATGACTACTTACAAGTGCAAAGATGGCAAATGGATACAACTTGCTTTAATTCAATATAATAAGTGGCTTCCAAAATTCTGTGAAGTTATAAACAGACCAGAAATAATGAAAGATGATAGATTTAATGATATAAAAGTAATGCCAATGCATGTTGATGAAATGGTAAAAATAGTAGAAAAAGCAATGCTTGAAAAAACATTAGATGAATGGTCAGCTCTATTAGAAGAAGCAGATCTTCCGTTTGAGAAAGTTCAAAGTTGTGAAGATATCATTAATGATGATCAAGCTTGGGCAAACGATTTTCTATTTAAAACTACTTATGAAAATGGAAATGAAGGTGTGTTAGTAAACGGACCAGTTAAATTTAAAACTATGGGCATTAAGGAATACGAGCCAGCACCTAGACTTGGTCAACATACCAAAGAAGTTCTTAAATCTATAGGATACACAGAAGAAGAAATATTAGATATGGTTAATTCTCAAGCTATTAAATTAGATGATGCAAAAGAACTAGTCTAG
- a CDS encoding D-2-hydroxyacid dehydrogenase, with product MKILMFSAREHELPAISKWIEENENNIQVDTIKEGLSSLTVDKAKGYDGISIQQTNLINEPIVYEKLKEFGIKQIASRTAGVDMIDLDQAVKNDLIITNVPAYSPNSVAELAVTQTMNLLRNMHLIYRNVHAGDFRWSANLIAREVRSITVGIVGTGKIGSTAAKLFKGLGANVIAFDAYENESLKDILTYKDTLEDLLKESDVVSLHTPLTEETKHMINKDNLKLMKKNSYLVNAGRGGIINTDDLIEALENGIIAGAALDTFETEGAFLNQVIPHHDLTDPQIKKLLNMENVLFTHHIGYFTTTAVDNIVSISLDCVKDVLNTGNSANNVLASMSIN from the coding sequence ATGAAAATATTGATGTTTAGTGCACGTGAACATGAATTGCCTGCAATATCAAAGTGGATTGAGGAAAATGAAAATAATATTCAAGTCGATACAATTAAAGAAGGTTTATCCTCATTAACCGTTGATAAAGCCAAAGGTTATGATGGAATCTCAATCCAACAAACTAATTTAATTAATGAACCAATAGTATATGAAAAATTAAAGGAATTTGGAATAAAACAAATAGCTTCTAGAACAGCTGGAGTTGATATGATTGATCTAGACCAAGCTGTTAAAAACGATCTTATTATAACAAACGTACCTGCTTATTCTCCAAACTCAGTAGCAGAACTTGCTGTAACTCAGACTATGAATCTACTTAGAAATATGCATCTTATATACAGAAATGTTCATGCTGGTGACTTTAGATGGTCAGCAAATCTAATAGCTAGAGAGGTTAGATCTATTACAGTCGGTATAGTTGGTACAGGTAAAATAGGTTCAACTGCTGCTAAATTATTCAAGGGCTTAGGTGCAAATGTTATAGCTTTTGATGCTTATGAAAATGAATCCTTAAAAGATATTTTGACTTATAAAGATACCTTAGAAGATCTTCTTAAAGAATCTGATGTTGTATCCCTACATACTCCTCTTACAGAAGAAACAAAACATATGATAAACAAAGATAATTTAAAGCTTATGAAAAAAAATTCCTACTTAGTAAATGCTGGACGAGGTGGAATTATTAATACAGATGATTTAATCGAAGCTTTGGAAAACGGTATCATAGCTGGTGCGGCTTTAGATACATTTGAAACTGAAGGTGCCTTCTTAAATCAAGTAATACCTCATCATGACCTTACTGATCCTCAAATAAAAAAATTATTAAATATGGAAAATGTGTTATTTACTCATCATATAGGTTATTTCACAACTACTGCAGTTGATAATATAGTAAGTATAAGTTTAGACTGTGTAAAAGATGTCTTAAATACTGGCAATAGTGCTAATAATGTATTGGCATCAATGAGTATAAACTAA
- the rlmD gene encoding 23S rRNA (uracil(1939)-C(5))-methyltransferase RlmD — MKRRDIIEFEVDKMEFGGTSVSRLGNRDIYMKGGITGQKVKASVKKTRSGKADVKMLELLENSPLETEIPCKHFNQCGGCSILSVPYEKQIEIKERQVMDLFLEQDIFGFNFQGIERSPKTKEYRNKMEYTFGDEMKDGPLTLGLHKKGKHIDIITVDGCFLVDDDFIKVLTSTVEFFNEKKLPYYRNMSHKGYLRNLVVRKGINTNEMMVNIVTSSQEDFDMTEYKEMLLNLDLKCELVSILHTINDGLADAVNCDELRVLHGRDYIQEELLGLKFKISPFSFFQTNTKGAEELYKIAREFVGEHNNKVIFDLYSGTGTIGQVMAEKAKKVYGIELIEEAVEAANKNAKLNGLTNCEFIAGDVAKTVNKLKAKPDIIIVDPPRPGVHKDAIRDIAGFNSKEIVYISCNPKTLVLDLVEFKHYGYEVEKVKLMDMFPNTPHVETVVKLKRVRD; from the coding sequence GTGAAGAGAAGAGATATTATAGAATTTGAAGTTGATAAGATGGAGTTTGGTGGAACTTCTGTAAGTCGTCTAGGAAATAGAGACATATATATGAAAGGTGGAATAACGGGCCAAAAGGTAAAAGCTTCAGTTAAGAAAACTAGAAGTGGAAAAGCTGATGTAAAAATGTTAGAGCTATTAGAAAACTCACCATTAGAAACAGAGATTCCATGTAAACACTTTAATCAATGTGGAGGATGTAGTATTTTATCAGTTCCATATGAAAAGCAAATTGAAATAAAAGAAAGACAAGTTATGGACTTATTTTTAGAACAAGATATATTTGGATTTAACTTCCAGGGGATTGAACGAAGTCCAAAAACAAAAGAATATAGAAATAAAATGGAGTATACATTTGGAGATGAAATGAAAGATGGACCTTTAACTTTAGGTCTGCATAAAAAAGGTAAACATATTGATATTATAACTGTTGATGGATGTTTCTTAGTTGATGATGACTTTATAAAAGTATTAACTTCAACAGTTGAATTTTTCAATGAAAAAAAACTTCCATACTATAGAAATATGAGCCATAAAGGTTATTTAAGAAATCTTGTTGTTAGAAAAGGTATAAATACTAATGAAATGATGGTAAATATAGTTACATCATCTCAAGAAGATTTTGATATGACAGAGTATAAGGAGATGTTACTAAATTTAGATTTAAAATGTGAATTAGTAAGTATACTTCATACTATAAATGATGGATTAGCTGATGCTGTTAATTGTGATGAATTAAGAGTTTTACATGGAAGAGATTATATACAAGAAGAACTTTTAGGACTTAAATTTAAAATATCTCCATTCTCGTTCTTCCAAACAAATACAAAAGGTGCAGAAGAATTATATAAAATAGCTAGAGAGTTTGTTGGAGAACATAATAATAAAGTTATATTTGATTTATACAGTGGAACTGGGACAATAGGTCAAGTAATGGCTGAAAAAGCTAAGAAAGTATATGGTATAGAGTTAATAGAAGAAGCTGTAGAAGCTGCTAATAAAAATGCTAAATTAAATGGATTAACTAATTGTGAATTTATAGCTGGAGATGTAGCTAAAACAGTAAATAAGTTAAAAGCTAAACCAGATATAATAATAGTAGATCCACCAAGACCTGGAGTTCATAAGGATGCGATAAGAGATATAGCTGGATTTAATTCTAAGGAAATAGTTTATATATCATGTAATCCAAAAACATTAGTATTAGACTTAGTAGAATTCAAACATTATGGATATGAGGTAGAAAAGGTTAAGTTAATGGATATGTTCCCAAATACTCCTCATGTTGAAACTGTAGTAAAATTAAAGCGTGTAAGAGACTAG
- a CDS encoding pseudouridine synthase, with amino-acid sequence MAKKQRLDKILSNLGYGSRAEIKRDCKKGLVTVNGKTEKNPGLQVDTDKDVVVFNGETIEYKEFIYLMLNKPDGYISATFDKYDPIVLDLIDSKFLAFDPFPVGRLDKDTEGLLVLTNDGKLTHRVLSPKGHVPKTYFAKIDGFVDETDVKAFKEGVELDDGYKTMPANLRIIESGETSEIELTIHEGKFHQVKRMFESVGKKVTYLKRLSMGRLHLDENLNLGEYRELTDEEIKLIEER; translated from the coding sequence ATGGCTAAAAAACAACGCTTAGATAAAATACTTTCAAATTTAGGATATGGAAGTAGAGCTGAAATAAAAAGAGATTGTAAAAAAGGATTAGTAACTGTTAATGGGAAAACTGAAAAAAATCCTGGACTGCAAGTGGATACAGATAAAGATGTAGTAGTATTTAATGGTGAGACTATAGAATACAAAGAATTCATATATTTAATGCTAAACAAGCCAGATGGATATATTTCAGCAACTTTTGATAAGTATGACCCTATAGTTCTTGATTTAATAGATTCTAAGTTTTTAGCTTTTGATCCATTTCCAGTAGGAAGATTAGATAAAGATACAGAAGGATTATTAGTTTTAACTAATGATGGAAAACTTACACATAGAGTTTTATCTCCAAAAGGTCATGTTCCAAAAACTTATTTTGCAAAAATAGATGGATTTGTAGATGAAACTGATGTAAAAGCTTTTAAAGAAGGTGTTGAATTAGATGATGGATATAAAACTATGCCAGCTAATTTAAGAATAATTGAAAGCGGAGAAACTTCTGAAATTGAACTTACTATACATGAAGGTAAGTTTCATCAAGTTAAGAGAATGTTTGAGAGTGTAGGTAAGAAAGTTACTTATTTAAAAAGATTATCTATGGGAAGATTGCATTTAGATGAAAATCTTAATTTAGGTGAATATAGAGAATTAACAGATGAAGAGATAAAACTTATAGAAGAAAGATAG